Proteins from a genomic interval of Methanococcoides sp. AM1:
- a CDS encoding FkbM family methyltransferase, with protein MEKMADVLRKDLNIIVDVGGNCGIFAYFVKKRHPQAKLYIFEPSEHLNQVIKHNLFAFEKWEIIQKVVSDSDNKELEFYINPCSQQTNSLIKENVLPFTTNDSIIKENVKSITIDRFCRENNINHIDLLKVDIQGHEYYMLEGAKESLAKTEYAIFEMSFLDKNILKTLQVLDVYFEISQIINEVKYGADILFKRKNEKN; from the coding sequence ATGGAAAAAATGGCAGATGTGTTGCGTAAAGATCTCAATATTATTGTAGACGTTGGTGGAAATTGTGGTATCTTTGCATACTTTGTAAAAAAAAGGCACCCTCAAGCAAAACTATATATATTTGAGCCTTCAGAGCATCTTAATCAAGTAATTAAACATAACTTATTTGCATTTGAAAAATGGGAAATAATTCAAAAAGTAGTTTCCGATTCTGATAATAAGGAGTTAGAATTTTATATCAATCCTTGCAGTCAACAAACAAATTCGTTAATCAAGGAGAACGTATTGCCCTTTACAACAAATGATTCAATAATCAAAGAAAATGTAAAATCAATCACTATTGACAGGTTTTGCCGTGAGAATAATATAAACCATATCGATTTACTGAAAGTAGATATTCAAGGTCATGAGTATTATATGCTGGAAGGTGCAAAGGAGAGTCTAGCTAAAACTGAATATGCTATTTTCGAAATGAGTTTTCTAGACAAAAACATCTTAAAAACTCTGCAAGTGTTGGATGTCTATTTTGAAATATCCCAAATTATTAACGAAGTAAAATACGGTGCAGACATACTTTTTAAAAGAAAAAATGAAAAGAACTAA
- a CDS encoding phosphoglycerate dehydrogenase has product MMDKASSIKKVFISTHPFGEISSKPLDLLEAQGISYGLNPYGRKITTSELATQIKDCDALIAGTEIIDSSVFENAPNLKLISRVGIGLDGIDFDLAKMHDVKIAFTPDAPTLAVAELCIGLMFDCLRMITATDRHLREGKWHRHMGGLLYGKTVGIIGMGRIGKTLAHLLQPFNVKIMANDIEPDMAFGHMMGIEWVDKRTLLENSDVISLNVPLTKSTYHLVDDKAIEKMKPTAILINTARGPIVDESALVDALQQGMIAGAAVDVFENEPYDGPLNQCETVVLTCHMGASTKESRQRMELEATDEIIRYNSNEKLKNEVLF; this is encoded by the coding sequence ATGATGGATAAAGCGTCATCTATAAAGAAAGTGTTTATCTCAACTCATCCATTTGGTGAAATTTCCAGTAAGCCTCTAGATCTTTTGGAAGCACAAGGAATAAGCTATGGACTCAATCCATATGGTCGTAAAATAACGACATCAGAGTTAGCAACACAGATAAAAGATTGCGATGCACTCATAGCTGGTACTGAGATAATCGATTCTTCTGTATTTGAAAATGCACCGAATCTCAAATTGATTTCACGTGTGGGAATTGGGTTGGATGGAATTGATTTTGATCTTGCAAAGATGCATGATGTGAAAATAGCATTTACACCTGATGCACCAACATTGGCTGTGGCAGAACTCTGTATAGGACTTATGTTTGATTGTCTGCGAATGATAACTGCTACAGATCGTCATTTAAGGGAAGGGAAATGGCATCGCCATATGGGCGGACTGTTATATGGCAAGACTGTGGGAATTATCGGCATGGGGCGTATCGGAAAAACACTGGCACACCTGCTGCAGCCTTTCAATGTTAAAATAATGGCCAATGACATAGAACCGGATATGGCCTTTGGTCACATGATGGGAATTGAATGGGTCGACAAAAGGACTTTACTGGAAAACTCTGATGTAATTTCTTTAAATGTACCACTCACTAAAAGCACATATCATTTAGTTGATGATAAGGCAATTGAAAAGATGAAACCTACTGCAATACTAATCAACACTGCTAGGGGGCCAATAGTGGATGAATCTGCTTTGGTTGATGCATTGCAACAAGGAATGATTGCAGGAGCAGCGGTTGATGTTTTCGAAAATGAGCCATATGATGGTCCATTAAATCAATGTGAAACAGTGGTGCTCACATGTCACATGGGAGCAAGCACAAAAGAGTCCAGGCAAAGGATGGAACTTGAAGCTACAGATGAAATTATTCGATATAACAGTAATGAAAAATTGAAAAACGAGGTGTTGTTTTGA
- a CDS encoding NAD(P)-dependent oxidoreductase: MSKKVIVFGGSGFLGSHIADALTDSGYHVTIFDITTSPHLKDGQEMIVGDILDKESVENAVAGCDIVYNLAGIADIDECVKRPIDTIKYNILGNVMVLEAAKNAGVERFIFSSSVYVYSQTGSFYRSSKQSAESFIDDYNKLFDLPYTILRYGSLYGNRADERNSIYRLIKEALTTKKIEYHGTGEEIREYIHVEDAARSSVEILDPDYENQHVILTGNQTLKYKDLLNMVNEMSGGDVEIIYENSKSETHYQVTPYSFNPRIGKKLTSNYYVDMGQGLLNIMSEIYASIHENVHEELGYLIEEGTKNE; this comes from the coding sequence TTGAGCAAAAAAGTAATTGTTTTTGGCGGGTCAGGGTTTTTGGGAAGCCATATTGCAGATGCTTTAACGGATAGTGGATATCATGTAACCATATTTGACATCACAACTTCTCCGCATCTCAAAGATGGGCAGGAGATGATCGTTGGTGATATACTGGACAAAGAATCAGTTGAAAATGCGGTGGCAGGTTGTGACATAGTATATAATTTGGCAGGTATTGCCGACATCGATGAATGTGTTAAAAGGCCTATTGACACAATTAAATATAATATTTTGGGGAATGTGATGGTTCTCGAAGCTGCAAAAAATGCAGGCGTTGAACGATTTATTTTCTCCAGTTCAGTTTATGTATACAGTCAGACAGGTTCTTTTTATCGGAGCAGCAAACAATCCGCGGAATCATTCATCGATGATTATAACAAGCTGTTTGATCTGCCCTACACAATTTTGCGTTATGGCTCCTTGTATGGCAATCGTGCAGACGAACGCAATAGCATATATCGTTTAATAAAAGAAGCTCTCACAACCAAAAAAATAGAATATCACGGGACAGGCGAAGAGATACGGGAGTATATCCACGTGGAAGATGCGGCAAGATCCAGCGTAGAGATTCTTGATCCTGATTATGAAAATCAACATGTTATATTGACTGGAAACCAGACGTTGAAGTATAAAGATCTGTTAAATATGGTCAACGAAATGTCAGGTGGAGATGTTGAAATTATTTATGAAAATTCAAAATCTGAAACTCATTATCAGGTGACTCCTTATTCATTTAATCCAAGGATAGGTAAAAAGCTTACAAGCAATTATTACGTAGACATGGGTCAGGGATTGTTGAACATTATGTCTGAGATCTATGCTTCAATTCACGAAAATGTGCACGAAGAATTGGGGTATTTAATCGAAGAAGGAACAAAAAATGAATGA
- a CDS encoding cytidylyltransferase domain-containing protein, with protein MNKNIIALLPMKKHSERVPNKNMRDFCGKPLFHRIMESLTQSKYIKEVCINTDSKQISEDAISHFDNVRIIERPEELMGDLVAMNDIIGHDISKFEGEHFLQTHSTNPLLTTDTIDCAIETYFRNLSKFDSLFSVNRLQTRLYWQNGEPVNHNPQELLRTQDLPPLFEENSNVYIFSRESFKNTGNRRIGLKPQMFEMNKLESIDIDEPEDFILAETLYKQLRNKL; from the coding sequence ATGAACAAAAATATTATAGCTCTCCTCCCAATGAAAAAACATTCAGAAAGAGTCCCTAACAAGAATATGAGAGACTTCTGCGGCAAACCTCTCTTCCATCGAATAATGGAATCCTTGACTCAATCCAAATACATAAAAGAAGTGTGCATCAACACTGACAGCAAACAGATCTCAGAGGATGCAATATCCCATTTTGACAATGTGAGAATAATTGAACGTCCTGAAGAATTAATGGGTGATCTCGTGGCTATGAACGATATCATAGGCCATGACATATCAAAATTTGAAGGAGAACATTTTCTTCAGACTCACAGTACTAATCCACTGCTGACAACAGATACCATTGATTGTGCCATAGAGACATATTTTAGAAATTTGAGCAAATTCGACTCTTTGTTTTCTGTAAATCGTTTACAAACACGTCTTTACTGGCAAAATGGTGAACCAGTTAATCATAATCCTCAGGAACTTCTCCGAACACAGGATTTACCTCCTTTGTTTGAGGAAAATTCGAACGTCTATATTTTTTCCAGAGAATCTTTCAAAAATACTGGGAATCGGCGAATTGGCTTGAAACCACAGATGTTTGAAATGAACAAGCTTGAATCCATTGATATAGATGAACCGGAAGATTTTATACTGGCTGAGACACTTTATAAACAATTAAGGAATAAATTATGA
- a CDS encoding lipopolysaccharide biosynthesis protein, with translation MQRIGLIGITNLIVSLSGIILLPILTKNIPIEEYGMWAQINVTIGIVPTVVLLGLPYTMVRFLPSIEKKRNVQDFFYSLFVIILITTSVTTILIYNFSETIASILFDSKIIIVKILSLIIFIESLNYFIISYYRATQQIKKYSILSFSKTCLSISLVSFYVLLGKGIIGATIGLLLASIIILIITYIFLISEIGIKIPRFSNLKEYLNFGVPTIPDTLSKWIVNSSDRYIIGILLGTAYVGYYSPGYSLGALISMFFVPLNFILPAVLSKSYDEGNLEEVKIILSYSMKYFLTIAIPCVFGISLLSRPILVALSTSEIASESYLITPFIALGTLLFGIYTIVQQIIILEKKTMILGKIWIISAILNIMLNFILIPYMGMMGAAITTVFAFTFSLIFVSYYSSKHLRFDINRRFIIKTILASLFMSLIILELNPKGLLDIIFSVGIGAAIYFVILFFLKGFENKEFNLLKEIIKV, from the coding sequence GTGCAGAGAATAGGATTAATTGGTATAACAAATCTTATTGTAAGCTTAAGTGGAATCATTTTACTTCCAATTTTAACCAAAAATATTCCAATTGAAGAATATGGGATGTGGGCTCAAATAAATGTTACAATCGGAATAGTTCCTACAGTAGTACTTCTTGGACTACCATATACTATGGTCCGATTTTTGCCATCAATTGAAAAAAAGAGAAACGTTCAAGACTTCTTTTATTCTTTGTTTGTAATAATACTAATTACTACTTCAGTTACAACTATACTTATATATAATTTCTCAGAAACAATCGCATCAATTTTGTTTGATAGTAAAATTATTATTGTAAAAATACTATCTTTAATTATTTTTATCGAATCTTTAAATTATTTTATTATTAGCTACTATAGAGCAACGCAGCAGATAAAAAAGTATTCCATTCTATCATTTTCAAAAACTTGCCTCAGTATTTCCTTAGTTTCATTTTATGTGTTATTGGGCAAAGGCATAATTGGAGCCACAATAGGACTATTGTTAGCTTCAATTATAATATTGATAATTACTTACATTTTCCTAATATCAGAAATAGGCATAAAAATTCCAAGATTTTCCAATTTAAAAGAATATCTTAATTTTGGAGTACCAACTATACCTGATACACTATCGAAGTGGATAGTAAATTCTAGCGATCGTTACATAATTGGAATCTTATTAGGAACTGCATATGTTGGATATTACTCTCCCGGATATTCACTTGGGGCTCTAATAAGTATGTTTTTTGTTCCACTTAATTTTATACTTCCTGCAGTTTTATCGAAGTCTTATGATGAAGGCAACCTAGAAGAAGTAAAAATAATATTAAGTTATTCTATGAAATATTTTCTAACAATTGCAATTCCATGTGTATTTGGAATCTCTTTATTATCAAGGCCCATACTAGTAGCATTATCGACCTCCGAAATTGCTTCTGAGAGTTACTTGATCACACCTTTCATTGCACTAGGGACATTGCTTTTTGGAATTTATACGATTGTTCAACAAATAATTATTTTGGAAAAGAAAACAATGATTTTAGGTAAAATTTGGATAATTTCTGCAATATTAAATATTATGCTAAACTTTATACTTATACCTTATATGGGGATGATGGGGGCAGCTATTACAACGGTGTTTGCATTTACATTTAGTCTTATTTTTGTCTCCTATTATTCATCTAAGCATTTAAGATTCGACATAAATAGGAGGTTCATAATAAAAACCATCTTAGCTTCATTGTTTATGTCTTTAATTATTCTGGAATTAAATCCAAAAGGATTACTTGATATCATATTTTCAGTTGGAATTGGCGCTGCAATTTATTTTGTAATCTTATTTTTCCTAAAAGGGTTTGAAAATAAGGAATTTAATTTATTAAAAGAAATAATTAAAGTTTGA
- a CDS encoding mannose-1-phosphate guanylyltransferase/mannose-6-phosphate isomerase — MFDHGAENIRSIILAGGSGTRLWPLSREKYPKQFLKLNDTSLFQDTVLRCLEVSDISEIFVVTNESQKFFVIGQIEELGHELPVENLLLEPEGKNTLPAICYGMLEITKKFGRSVVGIFSSDHVLDTNAMETIASAEDLASEYLVTFGISPTSPQTGYGYIKPGDSLGVGYKVSEFKEKPDLESAEKYIKEGCLWNSGMFLFDTEVFFSELKAHAPDVSDVFENSEDIQEIYGKVPSISIDYGIMEQSGRVATVKIDHRWNDLGNFDAIYNEFDKDENGNVIYNCDAMLVNSTANLVYSKPKKIVSMIDVKDMVVVDTPDALLVCPRESSQKVKEVVSALKDEKDERVQLHQTVYRPWGSYTILENSERHKIKNIIVFPHKKLSLQMHHHRSEHWVVVEGMACVENDGERYFLRQGESTFIKGGIRHRLSNPGKLPLEIIEVQLGEYVGEDDIVRFDDEYGRN, encoded by the coding sequence TTGTTTGATCACGGAGCTGAGAACATAAGATCCATCATCCTAGCAGGCGGTTCGGGAACACGTCTCTGGCCCTTAAGCCGCGAAAAATATCCAAAACAGTTCTTGAAATTGAACGATACTTCACTTTTCCAGGACACCGTCCTCAGGTGCCTTGAAGTATCCGATATCTCCGAGATATTCGTAGTAACAAATGAATCACAGAAGTTCTTCGTTATCGGACAGATCGAAGAACTGGGTCATGAACTCCCTGTTGAAAATCTCCTCCTCGAACCTGAGGGCAAGAACACCCTTCCTGCAATATGCTATGGGATGCTGGAGATCACTAAGAAGTTCGGAAGGTCTGTTGTTGGTATCTTTTCATCAGACCATGTTCTCGATACTAATGCAATGGAAACCATTGCGAGTGCAGAAGATCTTGCATCCGAGTACTTGGTAACCTTTGGTATTTCCCCAACATCACCACAAACAGGGTATGGCTACATCAAACCAGGTGATTCTCTTGGGGTCGGATATAAGGTATCGGAGTTCAAGGAAAAACCCGATCTCGAATCTGCTGAAAAGTACATCAAAGAAGGGTGTCTCTGGAACAGCGGGATGTTCCTCTTTGATACGGAAGTTTTCTTTAGTGAACTGAAAGCTCATGCTCCGGATGTATCTGATGTATTTGAAAACTCCGAGGATATACAGGAGATCTATGGCAAGGTGCCATCTATATCAATTGACTATGGGATCATGGAGCAGTCAGGTCGTGTGGCTACTGTAAAGATCGATCACCGCTGGAATGATCTTGGAAACTTCGATGCGATCTACAATGAGTTCGACAAAGACGAAAATGGTAATGTCATCTACAATTGCGATGCTATGCTGGTCAATTCAACTGCTAATCTCGTTTATTCAAAACCTAAAAAGATCGTTTCAATGATCGATGTCAAAGACATGGTCGTTGTGGACACTCCGGATGCACTGCTTGTCTGTCCGAGGGAAAGCAGCCAGAAGGTGAAAGAGGTTGTATCTGCTCTCAAGGATGAGAAAGATGAAAGAGTTCAGCTCCACCAGACCGTATACAGGCCCTGGGGTTCATATACGATCTTGGAAAATTCAGAACGGCATAAGATCAAGAACATAATTGTATTTCCACACAAGAAACTGAGTCTTCAAATGCATCATCACAGGAGTGAACACTGGGTTGTTGTTGAAGGAATGGCCTGCGTTGAGAATGATGGTGAGAGGTATTTCCTTAGGCAAGGAGAGAGTACGTTCATCAAGGGTGGTATCAGGCACAGGTTGTCAAATCCGGGAAAATTGCCTCTTGAGATCATTGAGGTGCAGCTTGGGGAGTATGTTGGAGAGGATGATATTGTTCGGTTTGATGATGAGTATGGGAGAAATTAA
- a CDS encoding cyclase family protein, whose product MNDNIDFVWLSYPLDTSTPSYGNSEGFKREFIKNVTKGDSCNTSRWQLANHIGTHIDTPNHFYSNGKSIDEFPPTFWNFSKISVIKEPTINGTMCVEVDESFEKIPKETDLLLIYTGFCKNRNKTKYWSENPGLSSELGIFLRKNYPNLRAIGIDSISISSWQNRDEGRKAHRSFLDPDDYGNPILLIEDMDLSILEDDVEIVSCCALPIRVKGADGAPCTIVAGVKKC is encoded by the coding sequence ATGAATGACAATATCGATTTTGTTTGGTTGTCTTATCCTTTAGATACTTCTACACCCTCATATGGAAATAGTGAGGGGTTTAAAAGAGAATTTATAAAAAACGTAACAAAAGGAGACAGTTGCAATACCTCTCGTTGGCAATTGGCAAATCATATAGGAACCCATATCGATACCCCAAATCATTTTTATTCAAATGGCAAATCAATTGATGAGTTTCCACCCACATTTTGGAACTTTTCAAAAATTTCGGTAATAAAAGAACCAACAATAAATGGAACTATGTGTGTAGAAGTAGATGAAAGTTTTGAAAAAATACCAAAAGAAACAGATTTACTCCTTATCTATACAGGATTCTGCAAAAACAGAAACAAAACAAAGTACTGGAGTGAAAATCCGGGTTTATCTTCTGAACTAGGGATCTTTTTAAGAAAGAATTATCCAAATCTTCGTGCAATTGGAATAGATTCCATATCCATATCCTCCTGGCAAAACAGAGATGAAGGTCGCAAAGCGCATCGTTCCTTCTTAGATCCAGACGATTACGGCAATCCGATCTTGTTGATTGAAGATATGGACTTAAGTATATTGGAAGATGATGTGGAAATAGTATCTTGTTGTGCATTACCAATTAGGGTAAAAGGTGCAGATGGTGCTCCTTGTACAATAGTTGCAGGTGTAAAAAAATGTTAA
- a CDS encoding glycosyltransferase family 4 protein, producing MNGKNTKIFHLMPQLHLPGHHSSFSNNVVKELTIKGVINEGMHNGFTGHNWISEYDLKNKLISDYIMFPFFVNTMGRFNNILNNISSIGIISKNLLKVSRHVTLRIKDSLETVLIFITIKLNNDCQNYDLIFIHDFPRNIGLFISSLFGIIPKNTLVDVHVYTNGNTKLPKRINFLYRIYYYIMLNKINILFHSKALYEFYEDKVQLKPDKLFYTPYGLATNCEMIDKKVALKNLNIDTNKKIILFIGTMRKDKGIDLIIESLKKIDEQKYFFLLAGSMSHILDYSVDSLISSIGWDNSYTRISLEDNSSYGDYQNYFSAADVLVLPYNKSFIGASGVLANAAEFGLPVIGPEHGQIGEFINKFNLGLTFEAENINSFVDSIERFFELDKKEIESFKIGLSNMKQEQSWSNVASKLIEISKTIN from the coding sequence ATGAATGGGAAAAATACAAAAATATTCCACTTAATGCCTCAACTACATTTACCTGGACACCATTCATCTTTTTCAAATAATGTTGTAAAAGAACTCACTATTAAAGGTGTAATAAATGAAGGTATGCATAATGGTTTTACTGGACACAATTGGATTAGCGAATATGATTTAAAGAACAAACTTATTTCTGATTATATTATGTTCCCTTTTTTTGTAAATACAATGGGGAGATTTAACAATATATTGAACAACATCAGCTCTATAGGTATAATTTCGAAAAATCTCTTAAAAGTATCGCGGCATGTCACATTAAGAATAAAAGATAGTCTGGAAACGGTTCTTATTTTTATTACAATCAAACTAAATAATGACTGTCAAAACTACGATTTAATATTCATTCATGATTTCCCCCGCAATATTGGACTTTTCATATCATCACTTTTTGGTATAATTCCTAAGAATACATTAGTAGACGTCCATGTATACACAAATGGAAATACAAAACTACCAAAAAGAATCAACTTCTTGTACAGAATATATTACTATATAATGCTAAATAAGATAAATATTCTATTTCATAGCAAAGCACTGTATGAATTTTATGAAGATAAGGTACAGCTGAAACCTGACAAATTATTCTATACACCCTATGGTCTGGCAACAAATTGTGAAATGATTGACAAAAAGGTAGCATTAAAAAACTTAAATATAGATACGAATAAGAAAATTATTTTGTTTATTGGAACCATGCGAAAGGACAAAGGTATTGATCTAATAATTGAATCTTTGAAAAAAATAGATGAGCAAAAATATTTCTTCCTACTCGCAGGATCAATGTCTCATATTCTAGATTACAGTGTTGATTCGTTGATCAGTTCTATTGGATGGGATAATTCCTACACACGAATATCACTAGAAGATAATTCTTCATACGGAGATTACCAGAATTATTTTTCTGCAGCAGATGTATTAGTACTACCTTATAACAAAAGTTTTATAGGTGCGAGTGGCGTTCTGGCAAATGCTGCGGAGTTTGGTCTACCTGTCATAGGACCAGAACATGGGCAGATTGGTGAATTTATTAATAAATTTAATTTAGGACTTACTTTTGAAGCTGAAAATATCAACAGTTTTGTAGATTCAATTGAGAGGTTTTTTGAACTGGACAAAAAGGAGATTGAATCTTTCAAAATTGGCCTATCTAATATGAAGCAAGAACAAAGTTGGTCAAATGTTGCAAGTAAATTGATCGAAATTTCCAAAACAATTAATTGA
- the gmd gene encoding GDP-mannose 4,6-dehydratase, whose translation MTKTALITGITGQDGAYLAEFLLDKGYIVHGIKRRSSSFNTARIDHLYKDPHERNVNFFMHYGDLTDSTNLIRIIQETQPDEIYNLAAQSHVQVSFETPEYTANSDAIGSLRLLEAIRILGLENKTKFYQASTSELYGKVQEIPQKETTPFYPRSPYAAAKLYAYWITVNYREAYDMFACNGILFNHESPIRGETFVTRKITMAVANIKKGLQDKLYLGNLDAKRDWGFAGDYVEAMWLMLQQDEPDDYVIATGETHSVREFVELAFREVDVEIEWQGEGVNEVGVDRETSNVLIEIDPRYYRPTEVDILIGDPTKAKNKLGWVSKIGLSELVKMMVKDDMDKISKHQIN comes from the coding sequence ATGACAAAAACAGCTTTGATCACCGGAATCACAGGCCAGGATGGAGCATATCTTGCAGAGTTCCTGCTTGACAAGGGATATATTGTACACGGCATCAAAAGGAGATCCTCCTCATTCAATACTGCACGTATCGATCACCTCTACAAGGACCCACACGAGAGAAACGTGAACTTCTTCATGCACTACGGTGATCTGACCGATTCCACGAACCTTATCAGGATCATTCAGGAAACCCAGCCAGACGAGATCTACAACCTTGCAGCGCAGAGCCACGTGCAGGTCTCATTTGAAACCCCGGAGTACACGGCAAACTCCGATGCCATCGGAAGTCTGAGGCTTCTGGAAGCTATACGCATACTTGGTCTTGAAAATAAAACCAAATTCTACCAAGCCTCGACCAGCGAACTTTACGGAAAGGTCCAAGAGATCCCCCAAAAGGAAACAACTCCGTTCTACCCAAGGAGTCCTTATGCAGCAGCCAAGCTATACGCCTACTGGATAACGGTGAACTACCGTGAAGCCTATGACATGTTTGCATGCAATGGTATTCTTTTCAATCATGAATCCCCGATACGTGGTGAGACATTCGTTACAAGGAAGATCACAATGGCAGTTGCGAATATCAAAAAAGGTCTTCAGGACAAACTTTACCTTGGAAATCTTGATGCAAAGAGGGACTGGGGATTTGCAGGGGATTATGTGGAAGCCATGTGGCTAATGCTCCAGCAGGATGAACCTGATGATTATGTGATCGCTACAGGTGAGACGCATTCTGTAAGGGAATTTGTGGAACTTGCATTTAGGGAAGTGGATGTCGAGATCGAATGGCAAGGGGAAGGTGTGAATGAAGTTGGAGTGGATAGAGAAACCAGCAATGTGCTGATTGAGATCGATCCGCGGTATTACAGGCCAACTGAAGTAGACATACTAATTGGAGATCCAACCAAAGCTAAAAATAAATTGGGATGGGTGTCCAAGATCGGTCTCAGTGAATTGGTGAAAATGATGGTTAAAGATGATATGGATAAAATCTCGAAACATCAAATAAATTGA
- a CDS encoding HpcH/HpaI aldolase/citrate lyase family protein, protein MTLKEKLKNKELTIGSWITLGHPSIAEIMVRAGYDWLTVDMEHSAITLHQAQQLIQIIELAGCVPLVRVGKNDPNLIKRVMDAGAHGVIVPMVNCREDAEQAVSSVKYPPKGIRGVGLARAQGYGESFEEYKEWNDEESIVIVQVEHIKAVENLEEILSVDGVDGFIIGPYDLSGSLGVPGQFDHPDVVEALEKVKEISNRLDALSGYHVIPPTVDDFKEKVDEGYRFIAHSLDILFLGEGCRNSIEKIKEM, encoded by the coding sequence ATGACGCTGAAGGAAAAATTAAAAAATAAGGAATTAACAATTGGTTCTTGGATCACATTGGGGCACCCCTCAATAGCTGAAATTATGGTCAGAGCAGGATATGATTGGCTTACCGTGGATATGGAACACAGTGCGATCACATTGCACCAAGCCCAACAATTGATCCAGATAATTGAACTTGCAGGGTGTGTGCCTCTTGTCAGGGTAGGTAAAAATGATCCAAATCTCATAAAAAGAGTAATGGATGCGGGAGCTCACGGTGTTATAGTGCCTATGGTAAACTGCCGTGAAGATGCAGAACAAGCTGTATCATCTGTCAAGTATCCGCCAAAAGGCATACGTGGTGTTGGTCTGGCCCGTGCACAGGGGTATGGAGAATCATTCGAAGAATACAAAGAATGGAATGATGAAGAAAGTATTGTTATTGTGCAAGTGGAACATATAAAAGCTGTTGAAAACTTAGAAGAGATCCTCTCTGTAGATGGCGTTGATGGTTTTATCATAGGTCCTTATGATCTTTCAGGTTCACTTGGAGTGCCAGGGCAGTTTGATCATCCTGATGTAGTGGAGGCACTCGAAAAAGTAAAAGAGATATCTAATAGGCTCGATGCACTTTCCGGTTATCATGTGATACCACCAACAGTTGATGATTTTAAAGAAAAGGTAGACGAAGGCTATCGCTTTATAGCACATAGTTTGGATATCTTGTTTTTAGGAGAAGGGTGCAGGAATTCGATTGAGAAAATAAAAGAGATGTGA